Proteins from a single region of Rhodospirillales bacterium:
- a CDS encoding DUF1491 family protein: protein MSAQIPTALFVEGHLANLTAKAVSYYFIQKGNAASGLILVKITNINGRARLLVQQRDFTHDCLVWRAALEEETVEERDADAYIKRAISRDPDLWVLEIEDETLANPFEEASRIES, encoded by the coding sequence ATGTCTGCCCAAATTCCAACAGCACTTTTTGTCGAGGGGCATCTGGCCAATTTAACAGCCAAAGCTGTGTCCTATTACTTCATCCAAAAAGGAAACGCCGCCTCTGGCCTGATTCTTGTCAAAATTACGAATATAAACGGCCGTGCCAGACTTTTGGTACAACAGCGTGATTTTACACATGATTGTTTGGTGTGGAGAGCCGCCCTTGAGGAAGAAACAGTTGAGGAACGCGACGCAGACGCGTACATTAAACGGGCAATCTCACGGGACCCGGACTTATGGGTTCTTGAAATAGAAGACGAAACATTGGCCAACCCCTTTGAAGAAGCGAGCAGGATTGAATCATGA
- a CDS encoding transcriptional repressor has translation MPDLEERCASAGLKMTGQRRVILKVLGEADDHPSVEDVYDRAKGLDSSISIATVYRTLSLLDELDLVVRHEFQEGYSRYEVNADHHHHLVDLETGKVIEFQNEELEKLKIKIAKDLGYDLVDHRLELYGKKTKKKK, from the coding sequence ATGCCGGATTTGGAAGAACGATGTGCGTCTGCGGGCTTAAAAATGACAGGCCAGCGCCGCGTGATTCTAAAAGTTTTAGGAGAGGCTGATGATCACCCGTCCGTTGAAGATGTATATGATCGTGCCAAGGGGCTTGATTCTTCAATCAGCATTGCAACAGTGTATCGCACATTAAGCTTATTGGATGAACTGGATCTTGTCGTTCGGCATGAGTTTCAGGAAGGCTATTCCCGTTATGAGGTAAATGCAGACCATCACCATCATTTGGTTGATCTTGAAACCGGTAAAGTCATTGAATTTCAAAATGAAGAACTTGAAAAATTAAAAATAAAAATCGCCAAAGACTTAGGGTATGACCTCGTCGATCACCGCCTCGAGCTTTACGGTAAGAAAACAAAGAAAAAGAAATAA
- a CDS encoding PAS domain S-box protein yields the protein MSKEYLKFFNEMRIPRFIVKQASDGAYCVEATNQLGLDYFGSDKKQVVGQNIKKFMNTENAIHFEQSFEVAISKKRSVTIQSLPSVPGTVRVHGFYISPILDEEGNVEYLDVIGQFDVADQSIVQRERDDAISLLTSIFEVSEVGIVVTDVNARVVRVNDSFIRAFGWSRDELVNQEVISIITPDERELARRNHEEYIRSGLRSSGEMKIIRKDGSIANALYTTATLELSQKRRFQVTTVMDITLRKQMEQSLRMAKDQADAANRAKSVFLANMSHELRTPMNAILGFSEMMIKETFGPLGHEKYKEYIGDVHSSARHLLSIINEVLDMSKIEAGRIEVDEGEMDVGGLIESVIRMMDSRAFGSNIRLVIKVDKDLPNIKADQRLIRQVLINLVTNAMKFSEAGKTVTVSAYMLDDKGIQIKVSDQGKGIPDGKIEQAMEPFGQVTSGEENSTIEGTGLGLPLAKAMVDLHDGTLHIESEVGKGTDVFVTFPAYRTLECKQ from the coding sequence ATGTCCAAAGAATATTTAAAATTTTTTAACGAGATGCGCATTCCGCGCTTCATAGTGAAGCAGGCAAGCGATGGGGCATACTGCGTTGAAGCCACAAATCAACTCGGTCTTGACTATTTTGGATCTGATAAAAAACAGGTCGTTGGGCAAAACATAAAAAAATTCATGAATACGGAAAACGCTATCCACTTTGAACAATCTTTCGAAGTCGCTATATCTAAAAAACGCTCTGTAACCATTCAGTCTTTGCCAAGCGTTCCTGGAACTGTACGTGTTCACGGATTTTATATCAGTCCAATTTTGGACGAAGAGGGGAATGTAGAATATCTTGATGTTATCGGGCAGTTTGACGTTGCAGATCAATCAATTGTCCAGCGCGAGCGCGACGATGCAATTTCACTCCTAACCTCAATCTTCGAAGTGAGCGAGGTTGGGATTGTCGTGACAGATGTAAATGCTCGCGTTGTACGCGTAAATGATAGTTTTATTAGGGCGTTCGGCTGGTCACGAGACGAACTGGTTAACCAGGAAGTTATCAGTATAATCACGCCCGACGAACGCGAACTCGCCCGGCGTAACCATGAAGAATATATCCGCTCAGGGTTGCGCTCTTCAGGTGAAATGAAGATTATCCGCAAAGACGGTTCTATTGCCAATGCCCTGTATACAACAGCGACTCTCGAACTAAGCCAGAAACGGCGCTTTCAGGTCACAACAGTGATGGACATCACCTTGCGTAAACAGATGGAACAATCCTTGCGCATGGCCAAGGACCAAGCCGATGCTGCTAATCGCGCTAAATCTGTGTTCCTAGCAAACATGAGTCATGAACTCCGCACACCGATGAATGCGATCCTCGGTTTTTCAGAAATGATGATCAAGGAAACATTCGGTCCGTTGGGGCATGAAAAATACAAAGAGTATATCGGCGATGTCCACTCAAGCGCGCGGCACCTGCTGTCTATCATTAACGAAGTTCTCGACATGTCCAAAATTGAAGCGGGTAGAATTGAGGTTGACGAAGGAGAAATGGACGTTGGAGGATTAATCGAGTCGGTTATACGTATGATGGACTCTCGGGCCTTTGGCAGTAACATTCGTTTGGTCATCAAGGTTGATAAGGATCTTCCCAATATTAAAGCTGATCAGCGCTTAATTCGCCAGGTCCTGATCAATTTGGTTACGAATGCCATGAAATTCTCTGAGGCTGGAAAAACCGTAACCGTATCAGCCTATATGCTTGATGATAAGGGAATACAGATAAAAGTTTCTGATCAGGGCAAAGGCATTCCCGATGGCAAAATTGAACAGGCGATGGAACCGTTTGGGCAGGTGACAAGCGGAGAGGAAAATTCAACAATTGAAGGCACAGGTCTAGGCCTGCCTTTGGCCAAGGCCATGGTTGATTTGCATGATGGAACACTTCATATCGAATCAGAAGTTGGCAAGGGAACAGATGTGTTTGTAACTTTTCCAGCCTACCGGACGCTTGAATGTAAGCAGTAA
- a CDS encoding diguanylate cyclase, producing MAIQKTLNNQLMIIQEFTDEYQFWCQNVLAKSFFLKEQAESTASPRKFVEWLQDLSLKAIDIDERYDTRRRQLLEAHHGLLTLSSTCEKDITKENFSRFYNNFRAYIIELQNFTQTIVLEEWGFDVFSGLKNNVVMKSGLQIELDRLSREGYPFCVGLARIDNFAKFEKTAGQEKADELVKTVAELIQKTLRTYDEAYRVSRNHFIMCIKQSDISKGQRALERLRELLEKSEALAALNDRNNISMSCCVASPIPADKIEDLIDNLYVDLDTQIKEQGTVLTYQELSPLQRYILSDSEKNA from the coding sequence ATGGCTATTCAAAAAACACTCAATAATCAACTCATGATTATCCAGGAATTTACGGATGAGTACCAGTTTTGGTGCCAAAACGTACTGGCAAAGTCCTTTTTTTTAAAAGAACAGGCAGAGTCCACTGCGTCTCCCCGGAAGTTTGTAGAATGGCTTCAGGACCTATCACTGAAAGCTATCGACATTGACGAGCGCTATGACACGCGGCGAAGACAGTTATTAGAAGCACATCATGGGCTGCTAACACTTTCAAGCACATGTGAAAAGGATATAACGAAGGAAAATTTTAGCCGGTTTTATAATAATTTTCGCGCGTACATAATAGAATTGCAGAATTTCACACAGACAATCGTGCTGGAAGAATGGGGCTTTGATGTTTTCTCAGGATTGAAAAACAATGTTGTAATGAAGAGCGGACTTCAAATTGAACTGGATCGTCTTTCACGCGAAGGTTATCCGTTCTGTGTCGGCTTGGCGCGTATTGATAACTTTGCAAAATTTGAAAAAACAGCCGGGCAGGAAAAAGCTGATGAACTGGTGAAAACGGTGGCCGAGCTGATCCAAAAAACATTGCGTACATACGACGAGGCATACAGGGTGAGCCGCAATCATTTTATTATGTGCATTAAACAGTCAGACATATCAAAAGGTCAAAGAGCGCTTGAGCGTTTGCGGGAGTTACTGGAGAAAAGTGAGGCATTGGCCGCCTTGAATGACAGAAATAATATATCTATGTCCTGCTGTGTTGCATCTCCGATTCCAGCGGATAAGATCGAAGATCTGATAGACAATCTGTATGTTGATTTGGATACACAAATAAAAGAGCAAGGCACTGTCCTGACCTATCAGGAACTTAGTCCGCTACAGCGCTATATTTTGAGTGATTCTGAAAAGAACGCTTAA
- the tgt gene encoding tRNA guanosine(34) transglycosylase Tgt: MTIAYPNFAYDITHRGAKSGARLGVLKTPHGVIETPNYIFCGTKAAIKALSPAQMIEAKTDIILANTYHLMLQPGADLIEKIGGLHEFMNWNGPLLTDSGGFQVFSLGEGTMANEIKGKNQDKGHENKNLISITEEGCVFRSYVDGRKIKLTPESAMEIQRKLGADLLMQFDECTPYHVDKDYTARSMEMSMRWGDRCLAEFERHDNGAQGLYGIVQGGVHSDLRRISAEYTKDRPFFGTAVGGCLGGSDEEMETVVSASLPYAHPDRPVHFLGIGQIKDVFRFVRMGVDTFDCVIPTRLARHGSALMKGHPGETINLKNACYREDKTPLDEKNGVSASCDYSKAYIHHLLKSGEILGLQILAQHNVATINRLMREIRAAIRSGTLDKLEKEWRTH, from the coding sequence ATGACCATCGCTTACCCCAATTTCGCTTACGACATCACCCACCGGGGCGCAAAATCCGGGGCGCGGCTGGGGGTGCTTAAAACCCCGCACGGGGTTATCGAAACTCCCAATTACATCTTTTGCGGCACCAAAGCCGCTATCAAAGCGCTCTCCCCGGCGCAAATGATCGAGGCCAAAACCGATATTATTCTCGCCAACACCTACCACCTGATGCTCCAGCCTGGCGCCGATCTGATCGAAAAAATAGGCGGACTGCATGAATTCATGAACTGGAACGGCCCGCTCCTCACCGACAGCGGGGGCTTTCAGGTCTTTTCGCTGGGCGAAGGGACCATGGCCAACGAAATAAAGGGTAAGAATCAAGATAAAGGCCACGAGAATAAAAACCTGATCTCAATCACCGAGGAAGGCTGTGTTTTCCGCTCCTACGTTGATGGGCGCAAAATCAAACTCACCCCCGAAAGCGCCATGGAAATCCAGCGCAAACTCGGCGCGGATCTGCTCATGCAATTTGATGAATGCACCCCGTATCACGTCGATAAAGACTACACTGCACGCTCTATGGAAATGAGTATGCGCTGGGGCGATCGCTGCCTTGCCGAGTTTGAGCGTCATGATAACGGGGCTCAAGGTCTCTACGGCATCGTTCAGGGCGGCGTGCACAGCGATCTGCGCCGCATCTCCGCCGAATACACCAAAGACCGTCCGTTTTTCGGTACCGCCGTCGGCGGCTGTCTGGGCGGCAGCGACGAAGAAATGGAAACCGTTGTTTCTGCGAGCCTCCCCTATGCGCACCCGGATAGGCCTGTGCATTTCCTCGGGATCGGCCAGATCAAGGATGTGTTCCGCTTCGTGCGCATGGGCGTTGATACGTTTGATTGCGTTATCCCAACCCGCCTGGCTCGCCATGGCAGCGCGCTGATGAAAGGCCACCCCGGAGAGACGATTAACCTCAAAAATGCATGTTATCGCGAAGATAAAACGCCTCTGGATGAAAAAAACGGCGTGTCTGCCTCATGCGATTACTCCAAAGCCTATATTCACCATTTGCTGAAAAGCGGTGAAATTCTGGGGCTGCAAATTCTTGCCCAGCATAATGTCGCCACCATCAATCGCCTGATGCGTGAAATTCGCGCCGCCATCCGTTCTGGTACCCTCGATAAGCTGGAAAAAGAGTGGCGAACGCACTAA
- the rpmB gene encoding 50S ribosomal protein L28 gives MSRKCMITGKSVMSGNNVSHALNRTRRKFLPNVQDTSLYSEALNKWVKVKASSAGLRTVEHKGGFDAYLTVTAKTKLDPALRPVKAAIEKAKGAKAA, from the coding sequence ATGAGCCGTAAATGCATGATTACAGGAAAGAGCGTAATGAGCGGGAACAATGTGTCTCACGCTTTGAATAGAACGCGCCGTAAATTCCTCCCCAATGTTCAGGATACAAGCCTGTACAGTGAAGCTTTGAATAAATGGGTAAAAGTAAAGGCCAGCTCTGCCGGTCTGCGCACGGTTGAGCACAAAGGCGGCTTTGATGCTTATCTGACCGTAACGGCCAAAACCAAGCTCGATCCCGCATTGCGTCCGGTAAAAGCCGCTATTGAAAAGGCAAAGGGTGCAAAAGCTGCTTAA
- a CDS encoding cobalamin biosynthesis protein yields the protein MTNFITQWHVQIMNVDRIPVIVLALLLCAVVGMITGPLAGNAHPFFWRVIDLFFGKLGDRMDRAHRPQADLMFRGLFLSVLVIILATFIGQSFETFAAQTPAYGITRIILLSSLFAAGSIWFVLLKLYFTMENNTVGQGAFYAIARTTRINLAAGDDYGVTRAAVSLSARSFDKGLVAPALWYLIGGFPAACTYVALTALSWRFGKNGLGSGFAAVPLVLERLMGMIPSFFAALLITLAAGLTPTARLHKGIAAWFGHKNRAPYAQGGAPVSALSWALNVSVGGAVQDLSGTALKGEWVGPEGATAKLDHKHLRRAIYINVMAHILFVAVLLATYMWGGIL from the coding sequence ATGACTAATTTTATCACGCAATGGCATGTCCAGATCATGAATGTGGACCGGATTCCAGTCATTGTGCTGGCGTTGTTGCTCTGCGCCGTAGTCGGCATGATCACCGGGCCTTTGGCAGGTAACGCGCATCCGTTTTTCTGGAGAGTTATAGATTTATTTTTTGGCAAGTTGGGCGACCGGATGGACCGCGCTCACCGCCCGCAGGCTGATTTGATGTTTCGCGGGCTGTTTTTAAGCGTGCTCGTGATTATTCTAGCCACCTTCATCGGCCAAAGCTTCGAAACATTTGCAGCGCAAACGCCTGCTTACGGTATTACGCGAATTATATTACTTTCTTCGCTATTTGCCGCGGGAAGCATCTGGTTTGTGCTCTTAAAACTCTATTTTACAATGGAAAACAATACGGTCGGGCAAGGGGCTTTTTACGCCATCGCCCGCACCACACGGATCAATCTCGCCGCCGGCGATGATTATGGTGTCACCCGCGCCGCTGTGAGCTTAAGTGCCCGAAGCTTTGATAAGGGGCTCGTCGCCCCGGCGCTGTGGTATTTAATCGGCGGTTTTCCAGCTGCTTGCACCTATGTGGCGCTCACTGCTCTCAGCTGGCGTTTTGGAAAAAATGGCCTCGGTAGCGGTTTTGCCGCCGTGCCATTGGTATTAGAGCGGCTAATGGGTATGATCCCCTCATTCTTTGCGGCCCTGCTGATCACGCTCGCCGCAGGACTAACTCCAACAGCCAGGCTGCATAAAGGCATTGCCGCATGGTTCGGCCATAAAAACCGCGCCCCCTACGCGCAAGGCGGAGCACCTGTTTCAGCTTTGTCTTGGGCGCTGAATGTTTCAGTCGGTGGGGCTGTGCAGGATCTTTCAGGAACAGCGTTAAAGGGCGAATGGGTCGGCCCGGAAGGAGCAACGGCGAAACTTGATCATAAACACCTTCGCCGCGCGATCTATATCAATGTCATGGCGCATATCCTGTTTGTCGCCGTACTTTTGGCCACCTATATGTGGGGCGGTATTTTATAG
- a CDS encoding polyhydroxyalkanoate depolymerase, whose translation MLYQLYEFQHAMMTPLRFQAELMRSAFQNPWNPLSYTQAGRMVAASAEMIERSTRRFGRPDFGLHETQIDGRKVEVVEKNIVEKPFCRLLNFQRKIKRHDPTVLLVAPMSGHYATLLRGTVAALLPHHNVYITDWEDARQVPLSDGKFSLDTYITYLREFMSLLGPQTHIIGVCQPVVPVLAAVSLMASDDDPNQPLSMTLMGGPIDTRVSKTEVTELAETRPLSWFEQSVVHDVPFYYPGAHRRVYPGFLQLGGFMSMNLDRHVGSFMQFYQHLVQGDGESAVAHRKFYDEYLSVMDIPAEFYLQTVEIVFQRHLLPRGAMKWRDPLSDELIDVRPQDIRKTALLTIEGELDDISARGQTTAAHEICYSIPQRMQYHRFQPECGHYGIFNGRRWRNEIMPRVRHFIREFDPSADPVPKKDLEKVADLSASRYNRDRHGIVAVRRWIKEHRAENYKETID comes from the coding sequence ATGCTCTATCAACTTTATGAATTCCAACATGCCATGATGACGCCGCTGCGCTTTCAGGCGGAGCTTATGCGCAGCGCATTTCAAAACCCTTGGAATCCTCTGTCTTATACTCAGGCCGGGCGAATGGTAGCGGCTTCGGCGGAGATGATTGAGCGTTCAACCCGGCGCTTTGGCCGTCCTGATTTCGGCTTGCATGAAACACAGATTGATGGACGCAAGGTTGAGGTAGTAGAAAAAAATATCGTGGAAAAGCCGTTTTGCCGGTTGCTTAATTTCCAGCGCAAAATCAAGCGTCATGATCCGACCGTGCTGCTGGTTGCGCCGATGTCCGGGCATTATGCAACGCTGTTGCGCGGGACAGTGGCAGCCCTGCTCCCGCATCACAATGTTTATATCACTGATTGGGAGGATGCACGGCAGGTTCCGCTGAGCGATGGTAAGTTTAGCCTTGATACGTACATCACATACCTGCGTGAATTTATGAGCCTGTTGGGGCCACAAACACACATTATCGGTGTGTGTCAGCCGGTGGTACCGGTGCTGGCTGCCGTATCCCTGATGGCATCGGATGATGATCCAAACCAGCCGCTGTCGATGACTCTTATGGGCGGGCCGATTGATACGCGTGTTTCTAAAACCGAAGTGACGGAATTGGCGGAAACGCGCCCCTTAAGCTGGTTTGAACAAAGCGTTGTTCATGATGTTCCATTTTACTATCCCGGTGCACACCGGAGAGTTTACCCCGGCTTTCTGCAGCTTGGCGGGTTTATGTCGATGAATCTGGACCGGCATGTGGGTTCATTCATGCAGTTTTACCAGCATCTTGTTCAAGGAGACGGCGAAAGCGCCGTGGCGCACCGTAAGTTTTATGACGAGTACCTTTCTGTAATGGATATTCCGGCTGAATTTTATCTACAAACTGTAGAAATTGTTTTTCAACGGCATCTGTTGCCACGCGGAGCAATGAAGTGGCGAGATCCCTTAAGTGACGAATTGATAGATGTACGTCCGCAAGATATTCGTAAAACGGCGCTTTTAACAATTGAAGGGGAATTGGACGATATTTCGGCACGCGGACAAACCACAGCGGCGCATGAGATTTGCTATTCCATCCCGCAGCGCATGCAATATCACCGTTTTCAGCCGGAATGCGGGCATTATGGGATTTTCAACGGGCGGCGCTGGCGTAACGAAATTATGCCGCGTGTACGGCATTTTATTCGGGAATTTGACCCCAGCGCTGATCCGGTGCCGAAGAAAGACCTTGAGAAAGTGGCGGATCTCAGTGCTTCACGCTATAACCGTGATCGGCACGGCATTGTTGCTGTACGGCGCTGGATTAAAGAACACCGGGCGGAAAATTATAAGGAAACAATTGATTAA
- a CDS encoding M48 family metallopeptidase: MLLRQETAFPPYVTLKRSKRARRLALRLDPKDRTFHLVVPAGMSVKKAQRFAEEHDRWMQDKLLDLPEPIPFEDGSILPILGQNRRVHVFYDSTLRTTSIHLKYNELIVTTNKEDPTARIERSLKKRAREELLALSQQKSEAIGKRVKGVSARDTKSRWGSCSSDGNLSYSWRLIFAPYEALDYVVAHEVAHLKYMDHSRAFWNLCRELSDNFIEGQYWMQENGHELMRYGG; the protein is encoded by the coding sequence ATGCTTTTAAGACAGGAAACAGCGTTTCCGCCTTATGTCACGCTCAAGCGCTCCAAACGCGCGCGGCGGCTGGCGTTGCGCCTCGACCCCAAAGACCGGACCTTTCATCTGGTGGTTCCGGCGGGGATGAGTGTGAAAAAAGCCCAGCGCTTCGCCGAAGAGCATGATCGCTGGATGCAGGATAAGCTACTCGACCTTCCTGAACCAATTCCGTTTGAGGATGGCAGCATTTTGCCGATATTGGGGCAAAACCGCCGGGTGCATGTTTTTTATGATTCGACATTAAGAACAACCTCTATTCATTTGAAATACAATGAACTTATAGTTACAACAAACAAGGAAGATCCGACGGCCAGAATTGAGCGCAGCTTAAAAAAACGGGCGCGCGAGGAGTTACTGGCACTTTCCCAACAAAAATCGGAAGCGATTGGTAAGCGCGTTAAAGGCGTGAGTGCGCGCGACACCAAGAGCCGCTGGGGATCTTGCAGCTCTGATGGCAATCTGTCGTATTCATGGCGATTGATTTTTGCGCCTTATGAAGCGCTGGATTATGTGGTGGCGCATGAGGTTGCACATTTAAAATATATGGACCATTCGCGCGCATTCTGGAACCTGTGCCGGGAGCTGTCCGATAATTTCATCGAGGGGCAATACTGGATGCAGGAAAACGGCCATGAGCTGATGCGCTATGGGGGATGA
- the ruvX gene encoding Holliday junction resolvase RuvX, with product MVERRPLNVAMLGLDVGKKTIGLALSDPGQTLATPLQTIRRTRFAKDMEFLNVVITEYDVDGFVLGYPVNMDGSEGPCAQSIRDFAIEMERTLGNDPWIALWDERLSTVSADNIVDKMVQKRKTKVNAKASGLIDKLAAQVILQGALDFMKKY from the coding sequence ATGGTTGAAAGAAGACCTTTGAATGTGGCGATGCTCGGCCTTGATGTTGGCAAAAAGACCATCGGATTGGCGCTGTCTGATCCCGGCCAGACGCTGGCTACGCCGTTGCAAACGATCCGGCGCACCAGATTTGCCAAGGATATGGAGTTTCTGAATGTCGTGATAACTGAATACGATGTTGACGGCTTTGTGTTGGGCTATCCGGTCAATATGGATGGCTCTGAAGGTCCGTGTGCGCAAAGCATTCGTGATTTCGCAATTGAGATGGAAAGAACGCTTGGCAATGATCCGTGGATTGCATTGTGGGATGAGCGTTTATCCACAGTTTCTGCGGACAATATTGTGGATAAAATGGTACAAAAACGAAAAACAAAAGTAAATGCAAAGGCTTCCGGGCTCATCGACAAGCTCGCCGCCCAGGTCATTCTCCAAGGCGCGCTTGATTTTATGAAAAAATATTGA
- the gatC gene encoding Asp-tRNA(Asn)/Glu-tRNA(Gln) amidotransferase subunit GatC produces MSMDEKTVRKVARLANIEIADHDVERIGHELSGILDWVEQLGEVDTENVEPLANVVNIELPLRKDEVTDGNCSEKVLANAPEETQGFFVVPKVVEQEG; encoded by the coding sequence ATGTCTATGGATGAAAAAACCGTTCGTAAAGTCGCCCGGCTGGCGAATATCGAAATTGCGGATCATGATGTTGAGCGGATTGGCCATGAGCTTTCCGGCATTTTGGACTGGGTGGAGCAGCTTGGCGAGGTGGATACCGAGAATGTTGAGCCGCTGGCCAACGTTGTGAATATTGAGCTCCCCTTGCGCAAAGATGAAGTTACAGATGGCAACTGCTCGGAGAAAGTGCTGGCCAATGCGCCGGAAGAAACGCAAGGGTTCTTTGTGGTGCCGAAAGTGGTGGAGCAAGAGGGATAA
- the gatA gene encoding Asp-tRNA(Asn)/Glu-tRNA(Gln) amidotransferase subunit GatA: protein MSKLTYLTIEEALKGLNNKDFTAVELAQAHIDAMEANCDLNAFIMETPEIALAQAAESDKRYAASEAKPLDGIPFANKDLFCTEGVQTTAASKILEGFIPQYESTVSSKLFADGAVMLGKANLDQFAMGSSNTTSAFGNVISPWKATDGKDLVPGGSSGGSAAAVAARMAMGATATDTGGSIRQPASFCGIVGIKPTYGRCSRWGVVAFASSLDTPGPLARTVKDNALLLASMAGHDAKDSTSANRDVPDFASAITGDIRGLKIGIPKEFKLDGMPPEIEKLWEQGMAWLKEAGAELVEISLPHTKYALPTYYIIAPAEASSNLARYDGVRYGHRSTESKTLDDMYKKTRAEGFGDEVKRRIMIGAYVLSAGYYDAYYIKAQKVRRLILQDFEKAYETVDAILTPTAPSGAFAIGENEDDPIKMYLNDVFTVTANLAGIPAMSVPAGLDANGLPLGLQILGRAWDEETVFKVGGVVETAAQFSAIPQAIMKKAA from the coding sequence ATGAGCAAGCTAACATATCTCACTATTGAAGAGGCTCTAAAGGGTCTGAATAATAAAGATTTTACGGCAGTGGAGCTGGCGCAAGCGCATATTGATGCAATGGAGGCAAACTGCGATCTGAATGCGTTTATCATGGAAACGCCAGAGATTGCGCTGGCGCAAGCGGCAGAGAGCGACAAGCGTTATGCGGCAAGTGAAGCGAAGCCGCTGGACGGTATTCCTTTTGCGAACAAAGACTTGTTCTGCACTGAAGGGGTGCAAACCACCGCAGCCAGTAAAATTCTGGAAGGTTTTATTCCGCAATATGAATCCACTGTCTCAAGCAAGCTTTTTGCGGATGGCGCGGTGATGCTGGGCAAGGCTAACCTCGATCAGTTCGCGATGGGCTCTTCTAACACAACCAGCGCATTTGGCAATGTGATCAGTCCATGGAAGGCAACCGATGGTAAAGATCTTGTGCCGGGCGGCTCGTCAGGCGGCTCTGCGGCGGCGGTGGCGGCGCGCATGGCGATGGGCGCGACGGCGACAGATACGGGCGGATCTATTCGCCAGCCCGCGTCTTTTTGCGGTATTGTCGGGATCAAGCCGACTTATGGGCGCTGCTCACGTTGGGGGGTGGTGGCGTTTGCCTCTTCACTGGACACGCCAGGCCCCCTCGCCCGCACGGTTAAAGATAATGCACTATTGCTGGCTTCAATGGCCGGGCATGATGCAAAAGACAGCACATCGGCCAATCGCGATGTACCTGACTTTGCCAGTGCAATCACGGGCGATATTAGAGGCCTAAAAATAGGTATTCCAAAAGAATTTAAGCTGGATGGCATGCCCCCCGAAATTGAGAAGCTTTGGGAACAAGGCATGGCGTGGCTGAAAGAGGCTGGCGCTGAACTGGTTGAGATCTCCCTGCCCCACACAAAATACGCACTACCGACTTACTATATCATTGCTCCGGCTGAAGCTTCATCGAATCTGGCGCGTTATGATGGTGTACGGTACGGCCATCGTTCAACTGAGAGTAAAACGCTGGATGACATGTATAAGAAAACCCGCGCTGAAGGATTTGGCGATGAAGTTAAACGTCGAATTATGATTGGCGCCTATGTGCTATCCGCCGGGTATTACGATGCATATTACATCAAGGCGCAGAAGGTCCGCCGTCTGATCTTGCAAGATTTTGAGAAGGCATATGAAACAGTTGATGCGATTTTGACGCCGACTGCGCCGTCGGGGGCGTTTGCCATCGGCGAGAATGAGGACGATCCGATTAAAATGTATCTTAACGATGTGTTCACCGTCACAGCTAATCTGGCTGGGATTCCGGCGATGTCTGTGCCTGCGGGGCTGGATGCCAACGGCCTGCCGCTTGGCCTGCAAATTCTGGGACGTGCATGGGATGAGGAAACCGTGTTTAAGGTTGGCGGTGTGGTCGAGACGGCCGCGCAGTTTAGCGCTATTCCTCAAGCAATAATGAAGAAAGCCGCTTAG